In Luteitalea sp. TBR-22, one genomic interval encodes:
- a CDS encoding purine-nucleoside phosphorylase translates to MSDLLSSLDNAVSVLRQRAGAAPDVAVVLGSGLGAFAETLADATVLPYAAIPEWPSSAVVGHAGKLVVGTHASGARVAALSGRAHLYEGHHVSRAVFGVRAMARWGVPRILLTNAAGGINTAFTQGALMLIEDHINLLGANPLVGPNVDALGVRFPDMTYVYDRELRAMAVEAAAAVGVPLQQGVYLATMGPSYETPAEIRAFRALGADAVGMSTVPEAIAARHMGARVAGISCITNPAAGVVDQPLQHDEVMETAARVRGQFIALLDAFIARMVKA, encoded by the coding sequence ATGTCCGACCTGCTTTCGTCCCTCGACAACGCCGTTTCCGTCCTGCGCCAGCGCGCCGGCGCCGCGCCGGACGTCGCCGTGGTGCTCGGCTCCGGCCTCGGTGCCTTCGCCGAGACCCTGGCCGATGCCACGGTGCTGCCCTACGCCGCCATTCCCGAATGGCCCTCGTCGGCCGTGGTGGGCCACGCCGGCAAGCTGGTGGTCGGGACGCACGCCTCCGGCGCGCGTGTCGCGGCGCTCTCTGGCCGGGCGCACCTGTACGAGGGGCATCACGTGTCGCGGGCGGTCTTCGGCGTCCGCGCCATGGCGCGCTGGGGGGTGCCGCGCATCCTGCTCACCAACGCAGCGGGGGGCATCAACACCGCGTTCACGCAGGGCGCGCTGATGCTGATCGAGGACCACATCAACCTGCTCGGCGCCAATCCGCTGGTCGGGCCGAACGTCGATGCGCTCGGCGTGCGCTTCCCGGACATGACCTACGTGTACGACCGCGAGCTCCGCGCGATGGCGGTAGAGGCGGCGGCCGCCGTCGGCGTGCCACTGCAGCAGGGCGTGTACCTGGCCACGATGGGACCGAGCTACGAGACGCCGGCCGAGATTCGTGCGTTCCGGGCGCTGGGTGCCGACGCCGTCGGCATGTCCACCGTACCCGAGGCCATCGCGGCGCGGCACATGGGCGCCCGCGTCGCCGGCATCTCGTGCATCACCAACCCCGCGGCCGGGGTGGTGGACCAGCCGCTGCAGCACGACGAGGTGATGGAGACCGCGGCGCGGGTGCGCGGCCAGTTCATCGCGCTGCTCGATGCCTTCATCGCGCGCATGGTGAAGGCGTGA
- a CDS encoding Gfo/Idh/MocA family protein has product MSSSLSRRRFLHELAAASAAVPLAARLAQAQAGRKVRHASFGASGMAFADIRSFSSHPAFDLVAVADADLSRTEQVKKLFPNVKVYQDWRELLRKEHDNLDSVNVSTPDHMHAPIAMAAMSYGKHVYVQKPLATTVHETRMLAQTARQRRLVSQMGIQISSHPTQLATEAMIRSGVIGKITEVHTFCDKTWGDMNPIPAGSDPIPESLNWDFWLGVSEKRPYKKDVYHPGNWRKRVGFGTGTLGDMGCHIFSTPIRGVNLYLPTSVTSYGPGSVHGNWPIDAKIKFVFPGTTLTAGSTLDFWWYDGATRPPQNVADAVGGKVPGSGAVIIGTEGAILLPHIGAPTLHPAEKFAGRAVPQVVERNHYHEFLDAVLKGPGTTCSAGFDYASLVTEAVLLGSVAEHFPNETLAYDPAAMRVTSHKAPNALLRRSFRKQFLLERL; this is encoded by the coding sequence ATGTCGTCTTCCCTCAGCCGCCGCCGTTTCCTGCACGAACTCGCCGCCGCCTCGGCCGCCGTCCCGCTGGCCGCCCGGCTGGCGCAGGCGCAGGCGGGGCGCAAGGTGCGCCATGCCAGTTTCGGGGCCTCGGGCATGGCCTTTGCCGACATCCGCAGCTTCTCGAGTCACCCGGCGTTCGACCTCGTGGCGGTCGCCGACGCCGACCTGTCGCGCACCGAACAGGTGAAGAAGCTGTTCCCCAACGTCAAGGTCTACCAGGACTGGCGCGAACTGCTCCGCAAGGAGCACGACAACCTCGACTCGGTGAACGTGTCGACGCCTGACCACATGCACGCGCCGATCGCGATGGCGGCGATGTCGTACGGCAAGCACGTGTACGTGCAGAAGCCGCTGGCCACGACGGTCCACGAGACCCGCATGCTGGCGCAGACGGCGCGCCAGCGACGGCTCGTGTCGCAGATGGGCATCCAGATCTCGTCGCACCCGACGCAGTTGGCCACCGAGGCGATGATCCGCAGCGGCGTGATCGGCAAGATCACCGAGGTCCACACCTTCTGCGACAAGACGTGGGGCGACATGAACCCCATCCCGGCCGGCTCCGATCCGATTCCCGAGTCGCTGAACTGGGACTTCTGGCTGGGCGTGAGCGAGAAGCGCCCGTACAAGAAGGACGTCTACCACCCGGGCAACTGGCGCAAGCGCGTCGGCTTCGGCACCGGCACCCTCGGCGACATGGGCTGCCACATCTTCAGCACGCCAATCCGCGGCGTGAACCTGTACCTGCCGACGTCGGTCACCTCGTACGGCCCCGGCTCGGTGCACGGCAACTGGCCGATCGACGCGAAGATCAAGTTCGTGTTCCCGGGCACCACGCTCACCGCCGGCAGCACGCTGGACTTCTGGTGGTACGACGGCGCGACGCGGCCACCGCAGAACGTCGCCGATGCGGTCGGCGGCAAGGTGCCGGGCTCGGGCGCGGTGATCATCGGCACCGAGGGGGCGATCCTGCTGCCCCACATCGGCGCGCCGACCCTGCACCCGGCCGAGAAGTTCGCGGGCCGCGCGGTGCCGCAGGTGGTGGAGCGCAACCACTACCACGAGTTCCTCGACGCGGTGCTCAAGGGCCCCGGCACCACCTGCTCGGCGGGCTTCGATTACGCCTCGCTGGTCACCGAGGCCGTGCTGCTGGGCAGCGTGGCCGAACACTTCCCGAACGAGACGCTGGCGTACGACCCGGCCGCCATGCGCGTCACCAGCCACAAGGCGCCGAACGCCCTCCTGCGTCGGTCGTTCCGCAAGCAGTTCCTGCTCGAGCGGCTGTAA
- the mtnA gene encoding S-methyl-5-thioribose-1-phosphate isomerase, whose product MLPTIAWQDDAVVMVDQRKLPTREIYVTCKTPAEVARAIKTMVIRGAPAIGVSAAFGLALSVRRSKAAGTKQLTTEFLKDCDLLAGTRPTAVNLFWAIDRMKRVFSERVLAGASVDDLRAIMLAEAQAIHDEDLESCRAIGRHGGALVPAEAGILTHCNAGALATAGYGTALGVIRGAIEQGRHVRVFADETRPVLQGARLTAWELVRDGIDTTVISDNMAGVLMRDGRINFIVVGADRIAANGDAANKIGTYSVAVLAREHGIPFYVAAPLSTVDMRTPAGSAIPIEERHAREVTHVGTTQIAPVGAKVFNPSFDVTPHRFIAGIITEKGVARAPYTESLAAMFGEPVAAAAR is encoded by the coding sequence ATGCTTCCGACAATCGCCTGGCAGGACGACGCGGTGGTCATGGTGGACCAGCGCAAGCTGCCGACTCGCGAAATCTACGTCACCTGCAAGACCCCCGCTGAAGTCGCCAGGGCCATCAAGACGATGGTCATCCGTGGCGCCCCGGCGATCGGCGTCTCGGCCGCGTTCGGCCTGGCGCTGTCGGTGCGCCGCAGCAAGGCGGCCGGCACCAAGCAGCTGACGACCGAGTTCCTCAAGGACTGCGACCTGCTCGCGGGCACGCGGCCCACGGCGGTCAACCTGTTCTGGGCCATCGACCGCATGAAGCGCGTGTTCTCCGAGCGGGTCCTCGCGGGCGCGAGCGTCGACGACCTGCGCGCCATCATGCTGGCCGAGGCGCAGGCCATCCACGACGAGGATCTCGAGAGCTGCCGCGCCATCGGCCGCCATGGCGGCGCCCTCGTGCCGGCCGAGGCGGGTATCCTCACGCACTGCAATGCCGGCGCGTTGGCGACGGCGGGCTACGGCACGGCACTCGGGGTCATCCGCGGCGCGATCGAGCAGGGACGCCACGTGCGGGTGTTCGCCGACGAGACCCGGCCGGTGCTGCAGGGCGCGCGCCTGACGGCGTGGGAGCTCGTGCGCGACGGCATCGACACGACCGTCATCTCCGACAACATGGCGGGCGTGCTGATGCGCGACGGGCGCATCAACTTCATCGTCGTCGGCGCCGATCGCATCGCCGCCAACGGGGATGCGGCCAACAAGATCGGCACGTACTCGGTGGCCGTCCTGGCGCGTGAGCACGGCATTCCGTTCTACGTCGCGGCGCCGCTGTCGACCGTCGACATGAGGACCCCCGCCGGCAGCGCGATTCCCATCGAGGAACGCCACGCCAGGGAGGTGACGCACGTGGGGACGACGCAGATCGCGCCGGTCGGCGCCAAGGTGTTCAACCCGTCGTTCGACGTGACCCCGCACCGCTTCATCGCCGGCATCATCACCGAGAAGGGCGTGGCGCGCGCCCCGTACACCGAGTCGCTCGCGGCGATGTTCGGCGAGCCCGTGGCAGCCGCGGCACGCTGA
- the tsaD gene encoding tRNA (adenosine(37)-N6)-threonylcarbamoyltransferase complex transferase subunit TsaD, with protein MRVLGIESSCDETAAAVVEATGPGAWQLRSSVVASQVAIHREWGGVVPELAARQHLRDIVGVVGQALDQAQATWAGIDAIAVTQGPGLVGSLLVGVSFAKAVGAARNIPVVPVHHLAGHIESLVLHNGELPYPAIVLVVSGGHTSLYHLPSAGVYQLVGRTRDDAAGEAYDKVAKLVGLGYPGGPIVDRRARQGNPHAIAFPIPKLTHDAREPGPATHLPAGFESVLKRRTDFSFSGLKTAVRRHVELATDGGARPLTDADVDDICASFQRVVVQTLLDRTFRAAEWFDARAIGIAGGVAANAGLRAEAERRGAAVGLPVFVPSVALATDNAAMIAAAGLRRWESGTRGAVLDFNADPSLSL; from the coding sequence ATGCGCGTGCTCGGCATCGAGAGCAGCTGCGACGAAACCGCCGCGGCGGTGGTCGAAGCCACCGGGCCGGGGGCGTGGCAGCTGCGATCGAGCGTGGTCGCCTCGCAGGTGGCGATCCATCGGGAGTGGGGCGGGGTCGTCCCCGAGCTGGCCGCCCGCCAGCACCTGCGCGACATCGTCGGCGTCGTCGGGCAGGCACTCGACCAGGCGCAGGCGACGTGGGCCGGCATCGACGCGATCGCCGTGACGCAGGGCCCGGGCCTTGTGGGGTCGCTGCTCGTCGGCGTGAGCTTTGCCAAGGCCGTCGGCGCGGCGCGCAACATCCCCGTCGTGCCGGTCCATCACCTGGCCGGCCACATCGAGTCGCTCGTCCTGCACAACGGCGAGTTGCCGTATCCGGCCATCGTGCTCGTCGTGTCCGGTGGGCACACCAGCCTGTACCACCTGCCGTCAGCCGGCGTGTACCAACTGGTGGGGCGCACGCGCGATGACGCGGCCGGTGAGGCATACGACAAGGTGGCCAAGCTGGTGGGGCTCGGCTACCCGGGCGGGCCGATCGTCGACAGGCGGGCGCGGCAGGGCAATCCGCACGCCATCGCGTTCCCGATTCCCAAGCTGACGCACGACGCGCGCGAACCCGGGCCGGCCACGCACCTGCCGGCGGGCTTCGAGTCGGTGCTGAAGCGGCGGACCGACTTCAGCTTCAGTGGCCTCAAGACGGCGGTGCGCCGGCATGTCGAACTGGCGACCGACGGCGGCGCGCGCCCGCTGACCGATGCCGACGTGGACGACATCTGCGCCAGCTTCCAGCGCGTCGTCGTGCAGACGTTGCTCGACCGGACGTTCCGCGCGGCGGAGTGGTTCGACGCACGGGCGATCGGCATCGCCGGCGGCGTGGCGGCAAACGCCGGCCTGCGCGCCGAGGCGGAGAGGCGGGGTGCCGCGGTCGGCCTGCCGGTGTTCGTGCCGAGCGTCGCCCTGGCCACCGACAACGCCGCGATGATCGCCGCCGCCGGTCTTCGCCGGTGGGAGTCGGGGACGCGCGGGGCGGTCCTCGACTTCAACGCCGACCCGAGTCTGAGCCTCTAG
- a CDS encoding amidohydrolase, whose translation MPRILSLLLALAVAGAATVAREAQPPAAPADLIVTNARVYTVDQARPEAQAVAVRGNRIVAVGTTTEALALKGPATQVIDAVGRAVIPGLHDAHGHVLGLGQGLQDLDLRGTTSAAAIAEKVRARAATLPRGQWIQGRGWDQNDWADTAWPTAAVLDAAAPDHPVFLSRVDGHAAWVNHAALAAAGVTASVADPEGGRVIRNAAGAPTGVLVDTAQALVSRRIPAPTRATLRERLRLADDLLARLGVTMVHDAGVAWDDAAMYRAVADEERLKTRLYVMLRPPRQGETLPRPLIGHAAHLLTVRAVKLVADGALGSRGAALHDPYTDEPSTRGLLVTSPEQLHAQALAAVRAGYQPCIHAIGDRANTAVLDLFEQLQREVPGSRALRMRNEHAQILRPADIPRFAALDVIASIQTTHATSDMPWAARRLGEARTRAGGYVWQALKQSGARLANGSDFPVEEPNPMFGFYAAVTRQDRQGQPPDGWMPDQRLSRAEALHAATAGAAYAAHLERDLGVLRPGMLADLLVLSDDIMQVPAPRILEARPLVTIRGGRVTFRDGL comes from the coding sequence ATGCCCCGAATCCTGTCGTTGCTCCTGGCCCTGGCCGTCGCCGGCGCCGCCACGGTCGCGCGCGAGGCGCAGCCGCCCGCCGCGCCCGCCGACCTGATCGTCACCAACGCGCGCGTCTACACCGTCGACCAGGCGCGCCCCGAGGCGCAGGCGGTCGCCGTCCGCGGGAACCGGATCGTGGCCGTCGGCACGACGACCGAGGCGCTCGCGCTGAAGGGCCCCGCAACGCAGGTGATCGACGCCGTCGGACGCGCCGTCATCCCCGGCCTGCACGACGCGCACGGGCACGTGCTCGGGCTCGGCCAGGGCCTGCAGGATCTCGACCTCCGCGGCACGACGAGCGCCGCGGCCATCGCCGAGAAGGTCCGCGCCAGGGCCGCGACCCTGCCCAGGGGCCAGTGGATCCAGGGCCGGGGCTGGGACCAGAACGACTGGGCCGATACGGCGTGGCCGACCGCCGCGGTGCTCGACGCGGCGGCGCCCGACCATCCCGTGTTCCTGTCGCGGGTGGACGGACACGCCGCCTGGGTGAACCACGCAGCCCTCGCGGCTGCCGGGGTGACGGCGAGCGTCGCCGACCCGGAGGGCGGTCGTGTCATCCGGAACGCCGCCGGCGCGCCCACCGGGGTGCTCGTCGACACCGCGCAGGCGCTGGTGTCGCGCCGCATCCCGGCGCCGACGCGCGCCACGCTGCGCGAGCGACTCCGGCTCGCCGACGACCTGCTCGCGCGCCTCGGGGTCACGATGGTCCACGACGCGGGCGTGGCCTGGGACGACGCCGCGATGTACCGGGCGGTGGCCGACGAGGAGCGACTGAAGACGCGGCTGTACGTGATGCTGCGCCCGCCACGCCAGGGTGAGACGCTGCCCCGCCCGCTGATCGGCCACGCCGCGCACCTGCTCACCGTCCGTGCGGTGAAGCTGGTGGCCGACGGCGCGCTCGGATCGCGCGGCGCGGCGCTGCACGATCCCTACACCGACGAGCCCTCGACGCGGGGCCTGCTGGTGACCTCACCCGAGCAGTTGCACGCGCAGGCGCTGGCGGCGGTCAGGGCCGGCTACCAGCCGTGCATCCACGCGATCGGCGATCGGGCCAACACCGCGGTGCTCGACCTGTTCGAGCAGCTGCAGCGCGAGGTGCCGGGCAGCCGCGCCCTGCGCATGCGCAACGAGCACGCGCAGATCCTGCGCCCCGCCGACATCCCGCGGTTCGCCGCGCTCGACGTGATCGCCTCGATCCAGACGACGCACGCGACGTCGGACATGCCGTGGGCGGCGCGACGGCTCGGTGAGGCGCGCACGCGGGCCGGCGGCTACGTGTGGCAGGCGCTGAAGCAGTCGGGGGCCCGGCTGGCCAATGGGTCCGACTTCCCCGTCGAGGAGCCCAATCCGATGTTCGGGTTCTACGCGGCCGTCACACGCCAGGACCGGCAGGGTCAGCCGCCCGACGGCTGGATGCCCGACCAGCGGCTGTCGCGCGCCGAGGCCCTGCACGCCGCCACGGCGGGCGCAGCGTATGCCGCGCACCTCGAACGGGACCTCGGCGTTCTCCGGCCGGGCATGCTGGCCGACCTGTTGGTGCTGTCGGACGACATCATGCAGGTGCCGGCCCCGCGCATCCTGGAGGCGCGACCGCTGGTGACCATCCGAGGCGGCCGGGTGACCTTCCGAGATGGCCTCTGA
- a CDS encoding thymidine phosphorylase: protein MRAVDIIRAKRDGNALTRDQITWMVRGASDGSVPPYQLSAWLMAVWLRGMSPEETAWLTDAMVRSGVRVDLSAVPGVKVDKHSTGGVGDKTSLVIAPVVAALGVPVPMMSGRGLGHTGGTLDKLESIRGFRTRLTLDEYRQQVAELGCALIGQTDEVAPADRTLYALRDVTATVESLPLICASILSKKIAEGIDALVLDVKTGSGAFMAREEDARALADALVGLAERSGLRVAALLTQMDVPLGRMIGNALEVRECVDVLRGGGPSDLVDLSVELAALMLWLGNGRPSVAEARAAVREALVDGRGLAMFRRIVERQGGDVGMIDDPDTLPKAPVQADVLATAAGFLARYDAGMIGRAAVALGAGRARAEDAVDPGVGFELLAMPGDRVEIGTPLIRIHANSAGDADTARAGIVPAITITDGPPAPRPLILDRLGLARERPDYHAP, encoded by the coding sequence ATGCGTGCGGTCGACATCATCCGCGCCAAGCGCGACGGCAACGCCCTCACCCGCGACCAGATCACGTGGATGGTCCGCGGCGCCTCCGATGGATCGGTGCCGCCCTATCAGTTGTCGGCGTGGCTGATGGCCGTGTGGCTGCGCGGCATGTCGCCCGAGGAGACCGCCTGGCTCACCGACGCGATGGTGCGGTCGGGCGTCCGCGTCGACCTGTCGGCCGTTCCGGGCGTGAAGGTCGACAAGCACAGCACCGGCGGCGTCGGCGACAAGACGTCGCTGGTCATCGCGCCGGTGGTCGCGGCGCTGGGCGTGCCCGTGCCGATGATGTCGGGCCGCGGCCTCGGTCACACCGGCGGCACGCTCGACAAGCTCGAGAGCATCCGTGGCTTCCGCACGCGCCTCACGCTCGACGAGTACCGCCAACAGGTGGCCGAGCTCGGCTGCGCCCTGATCGGCCAGACCGACGAGGTGGCGCCCGCCGATCGCACGCTCTACGCCTTGCGCGACGTGACGGCCACCGTCGAGAGCCTGCCGCTCATCTGCGCCTCCATCCTGAGCAAGAAGATCGCCGAGGGCATCGACGCCCTGGTGCTCGACGTCAAGACCGGCAGCGGCGCCTTCATGGCGCGCGAGGAGGATGCGCGCGCCCTCGCCGACGCGCTCGTCGGCCTGGCGGAGCGCTCGGGACTGCGCGTCGCGGCGCTGCTCACGCAGATGGACGTGCCCCTCGGCCGGATGATCGGCAACGCCCTCGAGGTGCGCGAATGCGTCGACGTGCTGCGGGGCGGCGGCCCATCCGATCTCGTGGATCTCTCGGTCGAACTTGCGGCGCTGATGCTGTGGCTCGGCAACGGCCGGCCGTCGGTGGCCGAGGCCCGCGCGGCCGTGCGCGAGGCGCTCGTCGACGGTCGCGGCCTCGCGATGTTCCGCCGCATCGTCGAACGCCAGGGCGGCGACGTCGGGATGATCGACGATCCCGACACGCTGCCGAAGGCGCCCGTGCAGGCCGACGTCCTGGCGACGGCCGCCGGGTTCCTGGCCCGGTACGATGCCGGCATGATCGGCCGCGCGGCGGTCGCGCTCGGCGCCGGCCGGGCAAGGGCCGAGGACGCGGTCGATCCCGGTGTCGGATTCGAGCTCCTGGCGATGCCGGGCGATCGCGTGGAGATCGGCACGCCACTGATCCGGATCCACGCCAACAGCGCCGGTGACGCCGACACGGCCCGCGCCGGCATCGTCCCGGCGATCACGATCACCGACGGCCCGCCCGCGCCGCGTCCGCTGATCCTCGACCGCCTCGGCCTGGCCCGCGAACGCCCCGATTACCATGCGCCCTGA
- a CDS encoding cytidine deaminase: MTDKAVDFRDDELVAAARAVRQHAWAPYSHFAVGAALRHRDGRIVTGCNVENATYGLTVCAERVAVFKAISEGMRPDEFTAVVVVADTEEPTPPCGACRQILWEFCGDVPVVMATPAEVKAVLGLAALLPWPFDRRILGTAKKEG, encoded by the coding sequence GTGACGGACAAGGCGGTCGACTTCCGCGACGACGAGCTCGTGGCGGCGGCCCGCGCCGTCCGCCAGCACGCCTGGGCGCCGTACTCGCACTTCGCGGTCGGCGCCGCGCTGCGCCACCGCGACGGGCGGATCGTGACGGGCTGCAACGTCGAGAACGCCACCTATGGCCTCACCGTGTGCGCCGAGCGCGTGGCCGTGTTCAAGGCGATTTCCGAGGGCATGCGCCCCGACGAGTTCACCGCCGTCGTCGTCGTGGCCGACACCGAGGAGCCGACCCCGCCCTGCGGGGCCTGCCGCCAGATCCTGTGGGAATTCTGCGGCGATGTCCCGGTGGTGATGGCGACCCCGGCCGAGGTGAAGGCCGTCCTCGGCCTCGCCGCCCTCCTCCCATGGCCGTTCGACCGACGGATCCTGGGAACGGCGAAAAAGGAAGGGTAG